In the Primulina tabacum isolate GXHZ01 chromosome 7, ASM2559414v2, whole genome shotgun sequence genome, TGAACTACGACACCACATTCGATTATACTGAGTGAAGTATGTATGACaaataaaaaagaagaaaaaacacTGCCGAAGGCTCTGCTTTAAACATATCCATGAATTGGCACAATTATTGCCTGACGCTGGGCGGTCCTGTTGCATCACAGTAGGTCCAACAGGCAATAAATTTCCCCGATCATCACGTTTAATATTtatacattatttttttttaaaccgtttaatatttatacatatacattcatacatacatacatatacatatgaAATATATGAGTTttgataaaatttttaaataaacaaaatttaaaaagcAAACCCTCCAACTCGAAACTTCAACAAGAAAATGGTTCCAAAAGCAGTGAAGCCAGCCAACTACCATCATATTCTTCCACTCATCCAATACTCATGTGGATCATATCATATCTTCTAAGTAAAGTAACTTAATTTTTGTTGAACTTTTCAAGAACTGACCGCTTGGAGAACAAATTAACATATTAGACTATCCCTAAAAAAATTAGCATAATCATCACAAATAAAAGAACAAAATAAATGTGAGAGAAGCTAGTAAAAGCGAAAGGGacattgacatttaaaagagaCCACCTCATTCCCACTATTCCCCATCCATATGCTGTCAATAAATACACAGAAAGAGGTGCACCAGCATGTGATGCACGTAACTCTTCCCTCTCCCACTCTTCAAATTGTCTTTTGATCAAATGGCTTAGAATTATATATGGGCCTACTACACTTAGCAAAGCACAAAGGCAAAAGAAATAGGTGGTATTATTGGTGGTCGAGAATATTTAAGTTTCTTCAAAAGAAAAGGCATCCAATCTTACCCAAAAACGATCGAGTTAAAGCAAGGTTACACCCCATGTCAATGGAGGAGATGATGATGGTGATGATGAAGATAAGAAGCCATGAAACTCCCTCCACTTCTGTTCATCAGCACAACAATCATACCGATTTCCCTATCAAAACTTCAAGTTCTAGTCCAACTTGGAAACTTTACGAAAATCCCTTTTATATTTCTCAACAAAATCAAACGCTGCAGCATCAAGAACATATCTCAACAGATAAGAAACAAATTCACAGGCTCCACCTGCCTATATCCTCGCGTAAAATCGCGGCTTCTTTCTGGGATTTGACGTTTATCAAGCCTTTCATGGAATCTGAACTCGAAATGGCTAAGGCTCAGATCAATGAGCTGAAAGGTGAGCTAGAGTGTGAGCGAAAAGAACTTAAGAAAATGGAGTCTTTGAATAAAAGACTGGCTAAGGAACTGTCGGAAGAGAGGAAGGGCAGAGAATCATTAGAGAGAGTATGCGGAGAGCTAGCTAAAGAAATTTCATCTGATAAAGGAGAGATAGTGAGATTGAAGAAAGGTATTGAAGAAGAAAGGAAAATGCTTCGCCTGGCGGAGGTTATCAGGGAAGAGAGAGTGCAAATGAAACTCGCGGAGGCGAAAATCCTGTTAGAAGAGAAGTTCACTGAGCTGGAAGTAGCTAAAAAGATGGGAGCTGAACCATCTTTATCATCTTCTTCGGAAGCAAAACAAGAAGCGGGGATCGATAATCAAGAAACACATGTTCATACAATGGCGGTTATTCAGAAAAGATCATCTCCAGAAGCCGAAAATCCTCACATAAAAAGAGGGATTAAAGGGTTCGTTGAATTCCCGAGAGTGGTTCGAGCAATTGGGCGCAGAAGTAGTAAGCATCTGAGCAACAAATTGGAATGTCAAAAGGCTCAGTTGAAGATTCTGCTAAAACAGAAAGAGCCTGTGAGATTTGGCGTGATTGCAAGATAAGATCACATATTTTGATTAGTTTGATGTGCTAATTGTTAATTTGTTAGAGTTGATTTTGTGATTGAATTTGTTTCTTTTTGGGTAGAAGATTCTTAAGCTTGCTGTATGTGAATATGGCTTATTACCCACGGGAGAAGAAATCTCTTGAATATTGGCTTAAGAAAATGTTTGCTAGCTTTGGTTATGGATTTGTGATTAATATATGGATTTGGTGGAAGTAATCATGAGTAGATCTCAACCAATAAAAATAGGATCGAAAGTAATGGAAGTACTTTCCATCACAAGAGGAATAGAAACAACCAATTCGGCTACCTGCTTCGAAGACCATAGCTGCTGGCTTCTTCGTTGATACTTATCAATTTCATGTTCACGTCTTTTATCTCATGGCCCATATCACTACGAAATGCAACACTACTAGGGACCGACGAGGAGAAGCAGCAGCATAGCTTCTGCTTCATTTGAGTTTGGATCTCAACCTTACTACGTATGATCTCGTAATTGAACTCGTCCAGCAAGTTGTCCTGCTTCATAGGCGACGTCCTCCAGATTTTGCAGCCACTGCTTCACGGTTTGATCGTTTCCAGTCTTCCGATTCCATGCGTCAACTTAGAATGCCTGAATCATTCTCAATCTTTGTCCCAGCTTTTTCAGTTCATTCTTGAAACCCAGAATGAACCCGACCTCTTCTGCAGCAACAGAAATGAGCTTCTCCACCAAAACTTTAACAGCATCGATCGCTATTTCAGCCATCCCTGAACTTTTTTCTGCCGTTGAAAAGTTCGATCAGTTGCGTGTTCCTACTTCTGAAGCCTAAAGAGTTGACATTAGATTTGTATTTCTTTACCAGTTGGCCAAGTAATGTTACACCTTCATTTTGCAATTAAATTGATTAATGCATTCGGGAAGAAGAAAAACTTGAACAAGTGAAATCTCCATAACcgtatttttgaaagaaaattacAGGATgttcaaatgaaaaatatatgcaGACTAGTATTTATACACAGTaaaccaaaacaataaaatctgaATAAAGAATACTAACGAATAATGGAGATAAGCGTGCTTCTTCAAATGCCCTTCTAATACTCCCCTCGAGATGAAGAGTGGATATTTTGGATTCCCATCTTGACCAATAAATCCCGAAATCTTCCAAGAAGAAGAGATTTtgtgaagatatcagctagcTGCAAATGCGAGGAAACATAGAAAACTTCGATGATTCCAGCTTGTATTCTTTCACGTGGCAATCGATATCGATATGCTTCTTTCGATCGTGAAAAATGGGTTCGAAGCAATATGTATGGCTGACTGGCTGTCACCAAACAGAGCCACTGGACCAACAATGTGAATGTGCACATCATTGAATAAAGACAACATCCAAACTACTTCATAAGTGTCATTTGCCATGGATCTATAATCAGCTTCAGCTGAAGATTTAGATGTTGTATGTTCCTTGTTTGATTTCCAATATATGAGGGAATCTCCAAGAAGGACACAAAATCCAGAAACTGATCACGAGTGTCCGAACAATCTGCCCAATCTGTGTTGAGGAAGTTTAATCCAtttgtttttacatgtttatgtTGTCCTAGTCTTTAGGAGTATCAGTGAGTTTGTTTTCATTTACCTAGTCAATAGGAGTTTGTTTTGAACGTTAGTTTCAGTTATGTATTAGTCTATATATATAGGTTGTTTGTTTATGGATGAATAAGGAATAAGCATATTTATCCTCTGCTCCTTCAATTGGTTTTATTACATCTCCTCcagttcttttttttcttttcttgcatcagtggtatcagagccaggttgaTTTCcatggaagaaaaaattgatgGCTTCCGAAAGTTTTGTACAGGCAGCCATTCCACGCTTTGATGGTCACCATGATCATTGGAGCATGCTCATGGAGAACTTCTTGAGGTCCAAAGAATATTGGACGGTTGTTGTTTCTGGAGTAGCAGAACCAGCAACAAATGTTGTGTTGACAGATGCACAAAAGGCAGAGCTTGAAGGGCTGAAACTCGCTCAATCTTGGAAACCATTCTTTGCAAAGACACAGCCAAGCATATTTGGGATTCCATGAAGAAGAAGTACCAAGGTACAGCAAGAGCTAAGAGGCAGCAGCTTCAAGCACTTCGTTCGGAGTTCGAAATACTTCGAATGAAGTCGGGAGAATCAGT is a window encoding:
- the LOC142552149 gene encoding protein BRANCHLESS TRICHOME-like, with amino-acid sequence MGLLHLAKHKGKRNRWYYWWSRIFKFLQKKRHPILPKNDRVKARLHPMSMEEMMMVMMKIRSHETPSTSVHQHNNHTDFPIKTSSSSPTWKLYENPFYISQQNQTLQHQEHISTDKKQIHRLHLPISSRKIAASFWDLTFIKPFMESELEMAKAQINELKGELECERKELKKMESLNKRLAKELSEERKGRESLERVCGELAKEISSDKGEIVRLKKGIEEERKMLRLAEVIREERVQMKLAEAKILLEEKFTELEVAKKMGAEPSLSSSSEAKQEAGIDNQETHVHTMAVIQKRSSPEAENPHIKRGIKGFVEFPRVVRAIGRRSSKHLSNKLECQKAQLKILLKQKEPVRFGVIAR
- the LOC142550803 gene encoding uncharacterized protein LOC142550803 yields the protein MAEIAIDAVKVLVEKLISVAAEEVGFILGFKNELKKLGQRLRMIQDNLLDEFNYEIIRSKVEIQTQMKQKLCCCFSSSVPSSVAFRSDMGHEIKDVNMKLISINEEASSYGLRSR